A single region of the Streptococcus sanguinis genome encodes:
- a CDS encoding ZmpA/ZmpB/ZmpC family metallo-endopeptidase produces MKKFFGEKQTRFAFRKLAVGLISAAISSLFFVSIVGVDSVQAQEKLNVHYKYVTDTEITPQEKELIVSGFPKMSEGNEETYYLVYRLNSNSGAKTLPNTGDNNNSNTMMTTGLFTTIGLVVFVVSKRKVQSKFLLTVFVGAGVGGGLILSVDALENGILLQYNAEYQVSAGESLPLPGEISGYTYLGYIKDESIKKLLDNKILDNQQNANLDKETLNQNRKLDYSVSFDKNGLKNQTLGVNTIEPQDEVLSGRVAKPELLYKEEAVETEIAYEEQIQENPDLAEGTVRVKQEGKPGRKIEAVRIFTVDNAEVSREVLSTKIEEASPKIVEKGTKKLDAPSDKPVASNLVAPEQVAPLPEYTGVQSGAIVEPEQVASLPEYTGTLSGAIIEPEQIEPEIGGVQSGAIVEPEQVTSLPEYTGVQSGAIVESEQMTPLSEYTGTHAGAIVEPAQVTPLPEYTGVQSGAIVEPEQVTPLPEYTGVQSGAVVAPEQVTPLLEYTDVQAGAIVEPEQVPSLPEYTGSQAGAIVEPEQVEPPQEYTGNIEPAAPEAENPAEKAQEPKEQKQGPEKNIELRNVSDVELYSLTDGKYKQHVSLDAIPTNQENYFVKVKSSKFKDVFLPISSIVDSTKDGQPVYKITASAEKLKQDVDNKYEDNFTFYLAKKAEREVTNFTSFSNLVQAINNDLSGTYYLGASLNANEVELENGASSYIKGRFTGKLFGSKDGKNYAIYNLKKPLFDTLSAATVENLALKDVNISGKTDIGALANEANNATRINNVHVDGVLAGERGIGGLVWKADNSKITNSSFKGRIVNSYETRSPYNIGGLVGQLTGINALVDKSKATITISSNADSTNQTVGGLAGLVEKDALISNSYAEGNINNVKRFGSVAGVAGYLWDRDSSEERHAGRLHNILSDVNVMNGNAISGYHYQGMRITDSYSNKDNRVYKVALEKDEVVTKESLEERGTILDASQIASKKSEINSLAVPTVETLLTRTNKESDFSKVEGYQASRALAYKNIEKLLPFYNKATIVKYGNLVKEDSALYEKEILSAVMMKDNQVITDIASHKEAANKLLIHYKDHSSEKLDLTYQSDFSKVAEYRVGDTGLIYTPNQFLHSHSSIINEVLPDLRAVDYQSEAIRNTLGISSGVSLTELYLEEQFAKTKENLANTLEKLLSADAVIASENQTINGYVVDKIKRNKEALLLGLTYLERWYNFNYGDVNIKDLVMYHMDFFGKGNVSPLDTIIELGKSGYNNLLAKNNVDAYSISLANNNASQDLFSTLANYREVFLPNKTNNQWFKEQTKAYIVEEKSAIDEVRVKQEQVGSKYSIGVYDRITSDTWKYRNMVLPLLTMPERSVFVISTISSLGFGAYDRYRNNEHRAGAELNKFVEDNAQETAKRQRDHYDYWYRILDEQSREKLYRNILVYDAYKFGDDTTVGKATAEAQFDSSNPAMKYFFGPVGNKVVHNKHGAYATGDSVYYMGYRMLDKDGAITYTHEMTHDSDNEIYLGGYGRRSGLGPEFFAKGLLQAPDHPDDATITVNSILKYDKNDATEKSRLQVLDPTKRFQNADDLKNYVHNMFDVIYMLEYLEGMSIVNHLSDVQKVNALRKIENKYVRDADGNDVYATNVIKNITMADAQKLNSFDSLIENDILSAREYKNGDVERNGYHTIKLFSPIYSALSSEKGTPGDLMGRRMAYELLAAKGFKEGMVPYISNQYEDDAKQNGKTISIYGKTRGLVTDDLVLRKVFNGQFNNWTEFKKAMYEERKNKFDSLNKVTFDDTRQPWTSYATKTISTVGELQALMDEAVLKDANDNWYSWSGYKPEYNSAVHKLKKAVFKAYLDQTNDFRTSIFENQK; encoded by the coding sequence ATGAAAAAGTTTTTTGGGGAGAAGCAAACTCGGTTTGCTTTTAGGAAATTAGCTGTCGGGCTTATTTCGGCTGCTATTTCTAGTTTGTTTTTTGTTTCTATCGTTGGGGTTGACTCTGTCCAAGCACAGGAAAAGTTGAATGTACACTATAAATACGTGACAGATACTGAAATAACTCCGCAAGAAAAGGAGTTGATTGTAAGTGGATTTCCTAAAATGTCAGAAGGCAACGAGGAGACTTACTATCTTGTCTACAGGTTAAACTCAAATTCTGGAGCAAAAACCTTACCGAATACAGGCGATAATAACAATTCCAATACTATGATGACGACTGGGCTATTTACGACGATAGGATTGGTTGTTTTTGTTGTGTCAAAAAGAAAGGTTCAAAGCAAGTTCCTACTGACTGTTTTTGTGGGTGCTGGTGTCGGAGGAGGATTGATACTATCCGTAGATGCACTGGAAAATGGGATCTTGCTGCAGTATAATGCCGAATATCAAGTGTCGGCTGGGGAAAGTCTGCCGTTACCAGGTGAAATTTCGGGCTATACTTACCTTGGCTACATAAAAGATGAATCAATTAAAAAATTATTAGACAATAAGATTCTTGACAATCAGCAGAATGCTAATCTGGATAAAGAAACTTTAAACCAAAATAGGAAACTAGATTATTCAGTTTCTTTTGATAAGAATGGGCTGAAAAATCAAACGCTTGGCGTCAATACAATTGAGCCTCAAGATGAAGTCTTGTCTGGCCGAGTAGCTAAGCCTGAACTATTATACAAAGAAGAGGCCGTTGAAACTGAGATAGCCTATGAAGAACAGATACAAGAAAATCCGGATTTAGCTGAAGGTACTGTAAGAGTAAAACAAGAAGGCAAACCAGGCCGTAAAATCGAAGCCGTCCGAATTTTTACGGTAGATAATGCGGAAGTTTCTAGGGAAGTTCTTTCGACAAAAATAGAGGAAGCGTCTCCTAAAATAGTGGAAAAAGGTACTAAAAAACTTGACGCGCCTAGCGACAAACCAGTAGCTTCTAACTTGGTGGCACCCGAGCAAGTCGCTCCCTTACCAGAGTATACAGGCGTCCAATCCGGTGCAATCGTTGAGCCTGAGCAGGTCGCTTCCTTACCTGAGTATACAGGTACATTATCTGGAGCCATCATTGAGCCTGAACAAATTGAACCGGAGATTGGAGGTGTTCAATCTGGTGCGATAGTCGAACCTGAGCAAGTGACTTCATTGCCTGAATACACTGGTGTTCAATCTGGTGCAATAGTCGAATCTGAGCAAATGACGCCTTTATCTGAATACACAGGAACGCATGCCGGTGCGATTGTTGAACCTGCACAAGTGACTCCGTTGCCGGAGTATACAGGCGTCCAATCAGGGGCCATAGTCGAACCTGAGCAAGTTACTCCATTACCTGAATATACAGGAGTTCAATCCGGTGCAGTAGTAGCACCCGAACAAGTTACTCCATTGCTAGAGTATACAGATGTTCAAGCAGGAGCAATCGTTGAACCTGAGCAAGTGCCTTCTTTACCTGAATACACAGGATCTCAAGCAGGAGCGATTGTTGAGCCTGAGCAGGTAGAACCTCCGCAAGAGTATACTGGAAACATCGAACCAGCAGCGCCAGAAGCGGAAAATCCTGCTGAAAAAGCTCAAGAGCCAAAAGAGCAGAAGCAAGGACCAGAAAAGAATATCGAGTTAAGAAATGTATCTGATGTGGAATTGTATAGTCTAACTGATGGAAAATACAAACAGCACGTTTCTCTGGATGCCATTCCAACCAATCAAGAGAATTATTTTGTGAAGGTGAAATCATCTAAATTTAAAGATGTCTTCTTGCCGATTTCTTCAATAGTCGATAGCACGAAAGATGGCCAGCCGGTTTATAAAATTACAGCAAGTGCTGAAAAATTAAAACAGGACGTTGACAATAAGTACGAGGACAATTTTACTTTCTATCTAGCTAAAAAGGCAGAGAGAGAAGTCACAAACTTTACTTCCTTTAGTAACTTGGTTCAAGCTATAAATAACGATCTCAGTGGAACCTATTATTTAGGTGCTAGTCTGAATGCCAACGAGGTCGAACTAGAAAATGGCGCTAGCAGTTATATAAAGGGTAGATTTACTGGTAAGCTCTTTGGCAGCAAAGACGGAAAAAATTATGCTATTTATAATTTGAAGAAGCCTTTATTTGATACGTTAAGCGCTGCTACTGTAGAAAATCTGGCTCTTAAAGATGTAAATATCTCAGGGAAAACTGATATTGGAGCCCTTGCAAATGAAGCGAATAATGCAACAAGGATTAACAATGTCCATGTAGACGGTGTTCTGGCTGGTGAACGTGGCATTGGTGGCTTGGTGTGGAAGGCTGATAATTCTAAGATTACGAACAGCAGTTTCAAGGGAAGAATTGTCAACTCCTATGAAACGAGGTCTCCATACAATATCGGAGGATTAGTAGGTCAACTGACTGGCATCAATGCACTGGTCGACAAATCAAAAGCTACGATTACCATCTCGTCAAATGCGGATAGCACAAACCAAACTGTCGGCGGTCTTGCAGGTCTTGTCGAGAAAGATGCGCTTATCAGCAATAGTTATGCCGAGGGCAACATTAATAATGTGAAACGCTTTGGAAGCGTTGCTGGTGTGGCTGGCTACTTGTGGGATAGAGATTCTAGCGAAGAAAGACATGCTGGAAGATTGCATAATATTCTTAGTGATGTCAACGTTATGAACGGGAATGCGATTAGTGGCTATCACTATCAAGGGATGAGGATAACTGACTCATATAGCAACAAAGATAACAGAGTCTACAAAGTGGCTCTTGAGAAAGATGAAGTTGTCACCAAGGAATCTCTCGAAGAGAGAGGAACAATCCTTGATGCTTCTCAAATCGCAAGTAAGAAATCTGAAATCAACTCTCTTGCTGTACCGACTGTTGAAACCTTACTGACTAGAACTAATAAAGAAAGCGATTTTTCTAAGGTTGAAGGCTATCAAGCCAGTCGAGCTTTAGCATATAAGAATATAGAAAAACTACTGCCGTTTTATAATAAGGCAACCATTGTCAAATACGGTAATCTAGTAAAAGAAGATAGCGCCTTGTATGAAAAAGAAATCTTATCTGCAGTCATGATGAAGGATAATCAAGTGATTACAGATATCGCTTCGCATAAAGAGGCAGCTAATAAGCTCTTGATTCATTATAAAGATCATTCATCTGAAAAGCTAGATCTCACCTACCAATCTGACTTTAGTAAGGTAGCTGAATACCGTGTGGGAGATACAGGTCTCATCTATACGCCAAATCAATTCTTGCATAGTCATAGTTCAATCATCAATGAAGTTTTGCCTGATTTGAGAGCGGTCGATTATCAGTCAGAGGCTATCAGAAACACCCTAGGTATTTCTTCAGGAGTTTCATTAACGGAATTATACTTAGAAGAGCAGTTTGCTAAAACCAAGGAAAATCTAGCAAATACACTGGAAAAACTTTTGTCTGCCGATGCAGTCATTGCCAGCGAAAATCAAACGATTAATGGTTATGTCGTTGATAAAATCAAACGCAACAAGGAAGCCTTGCTTCTAGGTTTGACCTATTTAGAGCGCTGGTACAACTTTAACTATGGTGACGTGAATATCAAAGACTTAGTCATGTACCACATGGATTTCTTTGGTAAGGGCAACGTATCACCACTAGACACGATCATTGAATTAGGTAAATCTGGCTATAACAATCTTCTGGCCAAGAACAACGTAGATGCCTATAGCATCAGCTTAGCAAACAATAATGCATCACAAGATTTGTTCAGCACGCTTGCCAATTACCGAGAAGTATTTTTACCAAACAAAACAAATAATCAATGGTTCAAAGAGCAAACCAAGGCTTATATCGTTGAAGAAAAATCAGCTATTGATGAGGTGAGGGTCAAACAAGAGCAGGTTGGCAGCAAGTATTCTATCGGGGTATATGATCGAATTACTAGCGACACTTGGAAATACCGAAATATGGTCCTACCTTTGCTGACAATGCCTGAAAGATCTGTCTTTGTCATCTCGACTATATCCAGTCTGGGTTTTGGTGCCTATGACAGATATAGAAATAATGAGCATAGAGCAGGAGCAGAACTCAATAAGTTTGTTGAGGATAATGCCCAAGAAACCGCAAAACGTCAACGCGACCATTATGATTATTGGTATAGAATATTAGACGAGCAGAGCCGTGAAAAGCTCTATCGAAATATCTTGGTCTATGACGCCTATAAGTTTGGAGATGATACTACTGTCGGCAAGGCTACAGCGGAGGCGCAATTTGACAGTTCTAATCCAGCTATGAAGTATTTCTTTGGACCGGTTGGAAACAAGGTTGTACACAATAAGCATGGTGCCTATGCTACTGGTGATAGTGTTTACTACATGGGCTATCGGATGCTGGACAAGGACGGAGCCATTACCTATACCCATGAAATGACGCATGATTCTGATAATGAGATCTATTTAGGCGGATATGGAAGAAGAAGCGGACTTGGTCCTGAATTCTTCGCCAAGGGCTTGTTGCAAGCACCGGATCATCCAGATGATGCGACAATCACGGTCAACTCAATTCTCAAATATGACAAGAATGATGCGACAGAAAAATCTCGTTTGCAAGTCTTGGATCCAACTAAACGTTTCCAAAACGCGGATGATCTGAAAAACTATGTTCATAACATGTTTGACGTCATTTATATGTTGGAATATCTAGAAGGAATGTCAATCGTGAATCATCTGTCTGATGTGCAGAAAGTGAATGCTCTGAGGAAGATTGAGAATAAATATGTCCGAGATGCGGATGGGAATGATGTTTACGCAACGAATGTGATAAAAAATATTACAATGGCGGATGCGCAAAAATTAAACTCATTCGACAGTCTCATTGAAAATGATATTCTTTCAGCGCGTGAGTACAAAAATGGTGACGTAGAAAGAAATGGCTACCATACGATTAAGCTTTTCTCTCCTATTTATTCGGCATTAAGCAGTGAAAAAGGAACGCCTGGAGATCTTATGGGACGGCGTATGGCTTATGAACTTCTGGCAGCCAAGGGCTTCAAAGAAGGCATGGTCCCTTATATCTCTAATCAGTATGAAGATGATGCTAAGCAAAACGGGAAAACAATCAGTATCTATGGTAAGACCAGAGGTCTGGTAACTGATGACTTGGTTTTACGCAAGGTCTTCAATGGTCAGTTTAATAATTGGACAGAGTTTAAGAAAGCTATGTATGAAGAACGTAAAAACAAGTTCGACAGCTTGAATAAGGTCACATTTGATGATACGAGACAACCATGGACAAGTTATGCTACTAAGACTATAAGTACCGTGGGAGAGTTGCAGGCATTGATGGATGAAGCCGTACTCAAAGATGCAAATGATAATTGGTATTCTTGGAGCGGCTATAAACCAGAATATAACAGTGCTGTCCATAAGCTTAAAAAAGCAGTCTTCAAAGCTTACCTCGATCAAACCAATGATTTCAGAACATCAATCTTTGAAAACCAGAAGTGA
- the mmuM gene encoding homocysteine S-methyltransferase — MGKFKDLLDKQEIIILDGALGTELESLGYDVSGKLWSAQYLLDQPQIIQDMHESYVRAGSDIITTSSYQASIPAFIEAGLTTEKAYNLLKETVFLARKAIENTWQVLSPEEQKQRPYPLVAGSVGPYAAYLADGSEYTGDYQLSEEEFRDFHRPRIQALLEAGSDLLAIETIPNGAEAAAILRLLAEEFPQAEAYLSFVAQSENAISDGTKIEELGNLAQESPQVLSVGFNCTAPHLIAPLLDGLGQVCNKPFLTYPNSGETYNGLTKTWHDDPEQERSLLENSKLWQEQGVRLFGGCCRTQPEDIAQLSKGFKG; from the coding sequence ATGGGAAAATTTAAAGATTTGCTTGACAAGCAAGAAATTATTATTTTAGATGGAGCCTTAGGTACAGAGTTGGAAAGCCTGGGTTATGATGTATCTGGTAAGCTTTGGTCCGCTCAATACCTATTAGACCAGCCTCAGATTATTCAAGATATGCATGAAAGCTATGTAAGAGCTGGCAGTGACATCATCACTACGTCCAGTTATCAGGCTAGCATTCCAGCATTTATAGAGGCAGGACTAACTACTGAAAAGGCTTATAATCTTTTAAAAGAGACAGTCTTCTTAGCACGGAAGGCAATCGAAAATACCTGGCAAGTCTTATCTCCAGAAGAGCAGAAACAGAGACCTTATCCTCTGGTTGCAGGCTCGGTAGGGCCTTATGCTGCCTATTTAGCTGATGGTTCCGAGTATACGGGAGACTACCAGCTGAGTGAGGAAGAATTTCGAGATTTCCACCGTCCGCGTATCCAAGCTTTATTGGAAGCTGGGAGTGACTTGTTAGCTATTGAAACGATTCCAAATGGGGCAGAAGCGGCAGCAATCCTCCGACTTTTAGCTGAGGAATTTCCGCAAGCTGAGGCTTATTTGTCCTTTGTCGCCCAGTCGGAGAATGCTATATCAGATGGCACTAAGATTGAGGAATTAGGAAACTTGGCTCAAGAAAGCCCACAAGTCTTGTCAGTTGGTTTTAACTGTACAGCTCCACATTTAATTGCTCCATTATTAGATGGGCTTGGACAAGTGTGCAACAAACCTTTTCTGACCTATCCAAACTCTGGCGAAACTTATAATGGCTTGACCAAGACTTGGCATGACGATCCAGAGCAGGAGCGGAGCTTGCTGGAAAATAGTAAACTTTGGCAAGAGCAAGGAGTGCGTCTTTTTGGTGGTTGCTGCCGAACACAGCCAGAAGATATTGCTCAGTTATCAAAAGGATTTAAGGGTTGA
- the rplL gene encoding 50S ribosomal protein L7/L12 — translation MALNIENIIAEIKEASILELNDLVKAIEEEFGVTAAAPVAVAAAGAGEAAAAKDSFDIELTAAGDKKVGVIKVVREITGLGLKEAKELVDGAPNVIKEGVAAAEAEELKAKLEEAGASVTLK, via the coding sequence ATGGCATTGAACATTGAAAACATTATTGCTGAAATTAAAGAAGCTTCAATCCTTGAATTGAACGACCTTGTAAAAGCTATCGAAGAAGAATTTGGTGTAACTGCAGCTGCTCCTGTAGCTGTAGCTGCTGCTGGCGCTGGTGAAGCTGCTGCTGCTAAAGATTCATTCGATATCGAATTGACTGCTGCTGGCGACAAGAAAGTCGGCGTTATCAAAGTTGTACGTGAAATCACTGGTCTTGGCCTTAAAGAAGCTAAAGAACTTGTTGATGGTGCACCAAACGTTATCAAAGAAGGCGTTGCTGCAGCAGAAGCTGAAGAACTTAAAGCTAAATTGGAAGAAGCTGGAGCTTCAGTTACTCTTAAATAA
- a CDS encoding amino acid permease, whose protein sequence is MAKKDSKHEHSQNHNFENEGEFQRKMTSRHLFMLSLGGVIGTGLFISSGYTIAQAGPLGAVLSYLIGAVVVYLVMLSLGELAVAMPVTGSFHTYATKFISPGTGFAVAWLYWLCWTVALGTEFLGAGMLMQRWFPSVPAWFFAAFFAAVIFGMNALSVRLFAEAEFYFSSIKVITIIVFIILGIGAIFGLIPMSHHQNAPFFSNLTAHGAFPKSWTALLSIMLAVNYAFSGTELIGIAAGETDNPTEAVPKAIKTTIGRLVIFFVLTIIVLAALLPVKEAGVTQAPFVTVFDKIGLPYAADIMNFVILTAILSAGNSGLYASSRMLWSLANEGMISRKVVKINRHGVPMRALLLSMLGAALSLFASFYAADTVFLALVSIAGFAVVVVWLSIPIAQIRFRKQWLKEHREEELAFKTPFSPFLPYITIVLLVLSVVGIAWDKSQRAGLYFGLPFVGLCYLYYFLRHRRF, encoded by the coding sequence ATGGCTAAAAAAGATTCAAAACATGAACATTCTCAAAACCACAACTTTGAGAATGAAGGTGAATTTCAGCGTAAAATGACGAGCAGGCATCTCTTTATGCTGTCGCTTGGCGGTGTTATTGGGACAGGTCTTTTTATCAGTTCTGGTTATACGATTGCTCAGGCAGGACCTTTGGGGGCCGTCTTGTCTTATCTAATTGGTGCAGTGGTGGTTTATTTGGTTATGCTTTCTTTAGGAGAGCTTGCTGTTGCCATGCCAGTGACGGGTTCCTTCCATACTTATGCAACAAAGTTTATTAGTCCGGGAACAGGTTTTGCGGTTGCTTGGCTCTATTGGCTTTGTTGGACGGTGGCTTTAGGAACAGAGTTCTTGGGTGCAGGTATGCTGATGCAACGATGGTTTCCTAGTGTTCCAGCTTGGTTTTTTGCGGCTTTTTTTGCAGCTGTAATTTTTGGGATGAACGCTCTTAGTGTTAGATTGTTTGCAGAAGCAGAATTCTACTTTTCAAGTATCAAGGTAATTACGATTATTGTCTTTATTATCTTGGGAATTGGTGCGATATTTGGTCTGATTCCTATGAGTCACCATCAAAACGCGCCTTTCTTCAGCAATTTGACAGCTCATGGAGCTTTTCCTAAAAGCTGGACAGCGCTTTTGTCTATTATGCTGGCAGTTAACTACGCCTTTTCAGGTACAGAACTCATTGGTATTGCAGCAGGAGAAACGGATAATCCGACAGAAGCGGTGCCTAAAGCTATTAAAACAACGATTGGTCGTTTGGTAATTTTCTTTGTTTTGACAATCATTGTTCTAGCTGCTCTGTTACCAGTCAAGGAAGCAGGAGTGACACAGGCTCCTTTCGTAACAGTATTTGATAAGATTGGTCTACCTTATGCAGCGGATATCATGAATTTTGTTATCTTAACAGCTATTCTATCAGCGGGAAATTCTGGGCTATATGCTTCCAGTCGTATGCTATGGTCTTTGGCAAATGAAGGAATGATTAGCCGAAAGGTTGTAAAAATTAATCGTCATGGCGTACCAATGAGAGCTCTCTTATTATCTATGTTAGGTGCTGCTTTATCACTTTTTGCAAGTTTTTACGCAGCAGACACAGTTTTCCTAGCTCTGGTTTCGATTGCTGGTTTTGCGGTAGTAGTTGTTTGGTTGTCTATTCCCATTGCTCAAATTCGTTTCCGCAAACAATGGCTGAAAGAACATCGGGAAGAGGAACTAGCTTTCAAAACTCCCTTTAGTCCTTTCTTGCCTTACATTACGATAGTTCTTTTGGTTCTATCTGTCGTTGGAATTGCTTGGGATAAGTCGCAAAGAGCAGGACTTTATTTTGGCCTACCTTTTGTTGGTCTTTGCTATCTATATTATTTCCTTCGTCATCGTAGATTTTAG
- a CDS encoding formate/nitrite transporter family protein yields MPESTFIPKIEAACRKKEALFDTSKAKYAVRSIFAGAFLTFSTGAGAIAADLTNKIVPGTGRFLFPFIFAWGLAYIVFLNAELVTSNMMFLTAGTFLKKIDWKKALMILLYCTFFNLIGALIAGWLFANSAAYAGLSKDSFISGVVQMKLARSNELILLEGVLANIFVNIAILSFVLVKDSTAKLFLVISAIYMFVFLTNEHLAANFASFAIVKFSSAAAEVQNFGIGNILRHWGVTFIGNLIGGGLLIGLPYAWFNKKEENYVD; encoded by the coding sequence ATGCCTGAATCGACATTTATCCCTAAAATTGAAGCAGCTTGCCGCAAGAAAGAAGCTTTGTTTGATACAAGCAAGGCCAAGTACGCTGTTCGTTCCATCTTTGCCGGAGCTTTCCTAACCTTTAGTACTGGTGCTGGAGCTATTGCGGCAGATTTGACGAATAAGATTGTTCCAGGAACTGGGCGTTTTCTCTTTCCTTTCATCTTTGCTTGGGGATTGGCTTACATTGTCTTTCTAAATGCAGAGTTAGTGACTTCCAACATGATGTTTCTGACTGCTGGTACCTTTTTGAAGAAGATTGACTGGAAAAAAGCCTTGATGATTTTGCTTTATTGTACCTTTTTCAATCTGATTGGCGCCTTGATTGCCGGCTGGCTCTTTGCTAACTCGGCTGCTTATGCGGGACTTAGCAAAGATAGTTTCATTTCTGGTGTTGTGCAGATGAAGCTTGCTCGATCAAATGAGCTGATTCTGCTCGAGGGAGTCTTGGCCAATATCTTTGTTAATATCGCTATTCTTTCCTTCGTTCTGGTCAAGGATAGTACAGCTAAGCTTTTCTTAGTTATATCAGCCATTTATATGTTTGTATTCCTGACTAACGAACACTTGGCAGCCAACTTTGCTTCCTTTGCTATCGTGAAATTCAGCTCAGCAGCAGCGGAAGTGCAAAATTTTGGTATTGGAAATATCCTACGCCACTGGGGCGTAACCTTTATCGGTAATCTCATCGGTGGTGGTCTACTCATAGGTTTGCCATACGCTTGGTTTAATAAGAAGGAAGAAAATTACGTAGATTAG
- the yihA gene encoding ribosome biogenesis GTP-binding protein YihA/YsxC: MEINTHNAEILLSAANKSHYPQDDIPEIALAGRSNVGKSSFINTLLNRKNLARTSGKPGKTQLLNFFNIDNKLRFVDVPGYGYARVSKKEREKWGRMIEEYLTSRENLRAVVSLVDLRHDPSADDVQMYEFLKYYDIPVILVATKADKIPRGKWNKHESAIKKKLDFDKNDDFILFSSVTKDGLDASWDAILSKI; this comes from the coding sequence ATGGAAATCAATACACACAATGCTGAGATTTTGCTGAGCGCAGCCAATAAATCGCATTACCCTCAAGACGATATTCCAGAGATTGCCTTAGCCGGCCGCTCCAACGTTGGAAAGTCCAGCTTCATCAATACACTGCTTAATCGCAAGAATTTAGCGCGAACTTCTGGAAAACCTGGAAAAACTCAGCTGCTAAACTTTTTCAACATTGATAACAAGCTGCGTTTTGTAGATGTGCCAGGCTATGGCTATGCCCGTGTTTCCAAAAAAGAGCGTGAAAAATGGGGCCGGATGATTGAGGAGTATCTGACCAGTCGTGAAAATCTCAGAGCGGTTGTCAGCCTTGTTGATCTTCGTCATGATCCGAGTGCAGATGATGTGCAGATGTATGAATTTCTGAAATATTATGACATTCCAGTCATTCTAGTAGCGACCAAAGCTGATAAAATCCCTCGCGGAAAATGGAATAAGCACGAGTCAGCTATTAAGAAAAAACTGGACTTTGACAAAAATGATGATTTCATTCTTTTTTCCTCTGTCACCAAGGATGGCTTAGATGCTTCTTGGGACGCGATTTTGTCAAAAATTTAA
- the rplJ gene encoding 50S ribosomal protein L10, with protein sequence MSEAIIAKKAELVDAVAEKMKAAASIVVVDARGLTVEQDTVLRRELRGSEVEYKVIKNSILRRAAEKAGLEDLASVFVGPSAVAFSNEDVVAPAKILNDFAKNADALEIKGGAIEGAVASKEEILALATLPNREGLLSMLLSVLQAPVRNVALAVKAVADNKEDAA encoded by the coding sequence ATGAGTGAAGCTATTATTGCTAAAAAAGCGGAACTGGTTGACGCAGTTGCTGAGAAAATGAAAGCTGCTGCATCTATCGTCGTTGTTGACGCTCGTGGTTTGACTGTTGAGCAAGATACAGTTCTTCGTCGTGAGCTTCGTGGAAGCGAAGTTGAGTACAAAGTTATCAAAAACTCAATCTTGCGTCGTGCAGCTGAAAAAGCTGGACTTGAAGACCTGGCATCTGTTTTTGTTGGACCATCTGCAGTAGCATTTTCTAACGAAGATGTTGTTGCTCCAGCGAAAATCTTGAACGACTTTGCTAAGAACGCTGATGCACTTGAAATCAAAGGTGGTGCAATTGAAGGCGCTGTCGCATCAAAAGAAGAGATTCTTGCACTTGCAACTCTTCCAAACCGCGAAGGACTTCTTTCTATGCTCCTTTCTGTACTTCAAGCGCCAGTTCGCAACGTTGCACTTGCTGTCAAAGCAGTTGCAGACAACAAAGAAGACGCAGCTTAA
- a CDS encoding glucosaminidase domain-containing protein has protein sequence MKKRISKKGKRILSALLAMTTTIAVGFVLAKHINPASANNSDQQPMNQTDYFISQIGEPARQLGQDNDLYASVMIAQAILESGSGQSGLSGEPHYNLFGIKGHYDGQSANMETWEDDGEGNAYTINDSFRSYPSYVESLQDYVAVLKQGHFAGAWKSNAPTYQDATAALTGVYATDTSYNAKLNYIIEKYDLTRFDSPLYESGAGYIVYNPYRQQYTTQDILDVDTAWANRF, from the coding sequence GTGAAGAAGAGAATTTCAAAAAAAGGTAAGAGAATCCTTTCAGCTTTACTTGCAATGACAACGACAATTGCTGTTGGCTTCGTCTTGGCAAAGCATATTAATCCTGCTAGTGCCAATAATAGCGACCAGCAGCCTATGAATCAAACAGACTATTTCATTTCACAAATCGGTGAGCCAGCGCGTCAGTTGGGACAGGATAATGATCTTTATGCCTCTGTTATGATTGCACAGGCTATTTTAGAAAGTGGCTCAGGACAGTCTGGTCTGTCCGGTGAACCTCATTATAACCTTTTCGGTATCAAAGGTCACTACGACGGTCAGTCTGCTAATATGGAGACTTGGGAAGATGATGGAGAGGGAAATGCTTATACCATCAACGATAGTTTCCGTTCATATCCTAGCTATGTAGAGTCTCTGCAAGACTATGTTGCTGTACTCAAGCAAGGGCATTTTGCAGGTGCTTGGAAGAGCAATGCACCAACCTATCAGGATGCAACAGCTGCCCTGACTGGTGTCTATGCGACAGATACTAGCTATAATGCTAAATTGAATTATATTATTGAAAAATACGATCTGACTCGCTTTGATTCACCACTCTATGAGTCTGGAGCTGGCTATATCGTTTACAATCCTTATCGTCAGCAATACACTACTCAAGATATCTTGGATGTCGATACTGCTTGGGCGAATAGATTTTAA